From the genome of Sinanaerobacter sp. ZZT-01:
TCTTTTTCCTGCTGCAAAACATATTCAGTCAAAGCACGCAGCATCGGCTTCGGCCCGCATGCAAAATATGCGTCCGCACTTAAGTTTTCCTGCTCTATCAAATCCAAAACGGTTCCATGAAAACCGGATTTCCCAGAGTCAGTCGCTACATACAAGTCCGCACCCGCTTTAAGTAAAGGCTTCATAAGAAACGGCTCATTCTGAAATCCAATTACCGTTATGACTTTTATCCCTTTTTGTGACAATAAGTAAGTCAATTCCAGTAACGGAGGCACACCAATTCCTCCGCCAACCAGCATTGCAGTCTGTCCTTCTTTCATCATCGACAAATCATATCCATTTCCCTGCGGCATAGACATTCTTAGCTGATCACCAAATTCAAAAGCAGACAGCTCTTTTGTACCTTTGCCCGTCACCCCATAAACCAATGTCAATTTTGCACCATCAATCCAGCAAATACTAATTGGTCTTGGCAGCAGGAAAGATTCATTTTTCAAATATAGATTGACAAATTGCCCGCACTTTGCACAAAGCGCGGCATCTACACATTCTAATGTTATTTGATAAACATTCTCAGCAATGGATTCATTTGATAAAACCCTTGCTATTAAATCGTATTTCTCCATCTCATCCCCCTTATAGTGCATTCTCTAAATCTTTTTTCATCGCAATCACAGCTTTTCTTGAAGCTTCGGCAAATTCGATTCCAACCGATTGTGCATCACCAAATTCCTCATCTTTTTGATAAGCTGCAATGATACCTCTTGAAGAATTAACGATCACTCCAAGACCATCCTTATCAAAATACCCTTTTAAATCACTTCCGGTACCACCTTGTGCTCCATAGCCAGGGACCAGAAAGAATGTATGCGGCATCCGTTTACGCAAAGCAATCCCTTGCTCCTTATGTGTTGCTCCTACAACAGCACCGACTTTGCTGTAACCCATCGTCCCCATTACTTCTTTTCCCCATTCTGTCACAAGATCTGCGACTCTGAAATAAAGTGGTTCCCCATCTATTAGGCGATCCTGCAGCTCTCCACTGCCGGGATTGCTTGTTTTTACTAATATAAAAATCCCCTTATCCTTTTTTATACAAGGCTCTAAAAATGGTTTGATTCCGTCAACTCCGAAATAGGGATTAACCGTTATGTAGTCCTCTCCCCAAGGGTCAAATCTTTCACCTTCAATCTCCACTCCATCGATATGTGCGGCATATGCCTCTGCCGTAGAAGAAATATCGCCCCGTTTAATATCTCCAATGATAATAAGGCCTTTTTCCTTTGCGTATGCGATGGTATCCATATAAGCTGCAATACCCGAAAGTCCATATTTTTCATACATGGCAATTTGCGGTTTGACCGCCGGTACCAAATCCCATACCTGATCGATAATAGCTTTATTAAAAGTCAAAAACATCTCTGCAACGGCTTTCGGCGTTTTTCCATAACGTTCTAACATCTCTTCCTTTATGAATTTCGGAATCATTTTATAAGACGGATCCAGTCCCACAACCGTCGGATTTTTCGTTTCCATTATTTTTTTTAACAAACAATCGATCATATTCTGCCTCCACATTTTTACATATAATAAGCTGTCCCATGAAGCGGGGCAGCTTTACCTTCTATTCTAACGAGTAAACGACCTTCCCGTCAACCATTGTGTAGCAAATTTGTCCAAAAACTTTCCTCCCTATAAAAGGAGTATTCCTCGATTTGGAAGCAAAAGAATCAAGTCCTATTTCATATTCTCTTTCCACATCAATTACTGCAAGATCTGCTGCCTTCCCTACCTCAAGGATACCTCGGTCAATACCAAGAATTTGAGCCGGTGTCGCACTCATGCATGAAATGAACTCTTTCGGTGTTAAGATACCGGTTTTCACCAATGCAGTGTAACTCAATGCAAAGCTTGTCTCCAATCCAATGATACCAAAAGGTGCTTCTTGAAATGGTCTTGCTTTTTCTTCGTGATGGTGCGGTGCATGATCCGTGGCGATTACGTCAAGGGTGCCGTCCTTTAGTCCTTTTATAATTTCCAGACGGTCCTCTTCTGAACGTAAAGGGGGATTCATCTTCCAATTCGAATCGGCTGTTTTCATTCCTTCTTTCCCCTGAATCACATCTTGATCTGTCAGAACAAAATAATGTGGTGCCGTTTCCGCAGTAACTGGTATTCCATGTTGTTTTGCATGGCGAATCAATTCTACACTGCCCTTTGTACTGATATGACATAGATGTGTGCGGCATCCGGTATTCTTCGCTAAAAGAATGTCACGAATCGCTATGATCTCCTCTGCTTCAGGCGGGATTCCGGGAAGTCCCAGGGAATGCGCAACTTCTCCTTCATTCATTACACCGCCTTTCGCAAGCTCTCGATCCTCGGTATGTGAAAAAATTGGTAAATCCAAGGCTTTTGCCTTTTCCATCGCCTTTTTCATAAGGAGAGAATCCATAACTGACTTCCCATCCTCACTCAACGCGAAAATAGAACCAGAAGCTTCTTTCATCGCTTCAAAATCACTCAGTATACTTCCTTCTTGCCCTAATGTGATAGCTCCAATCGGAAGCACGTTGACACAATTTGCTTCCATAGCTTTTTTGGAAACATATGCAACCATATCTGTATTATCAATCACAGGCTTTGTATTCGGCATCGGACAAACCGTAGTAAAACCACCCTTTGCAGCTGCA
Proteins encoded in this window:
- a CDS encoding dihydroorotase; amino-acid sequence: MKLCIRNGLVISPRNDLERLADVYIEDGIVTAITEPGEGSSKTEYREIFAEGKWVVPGLIDLHVHFREPGYEYKEDIASGCLAAAKGGFTTVCPMPNTKPVIDNTDMVAYVSKKAMEANCVNVLPIGAITLGQEGSILSDFEAMKEASGSIFALSEDGKSVMDSLLMKKAMEKAKALDLPIFSHTEDRELAKGGVMNEGEVAHSLGLPGIPPEAEEIIAIRDILLAKNTGCRTHLCHISTKGSVELIRHAKQHGIPVTAETAPHYFVLTDQDVIQGKEGMKTADSNWKMNPPLRSEEDRLEIIKGLKDGTLDVIATDHAPHHHEEKARPFQEAPFGIIGLETSFALSYTALVKTGILTPKEFISCMSATPAQILGIDRGILEVGKAADLAVIDVEREYEIGLDSFASKSRNTPFIGRKVFGQICYTMVDGKVVYSLE
- the pyrF gene encoding orotidine-5'-phosphate decarboxylase, producing MIDCLLKKIMETKNPTVVGLDPSYKMIPKFIKEEMLERYGKTPKAVAEMFLTFNKAIIDQVWDLVPAVKPQIAMYEKYGLSGIAAYMDTIAYAKEKGLIIIGDIKRGDISSTAEAYAAHIDGVEIEGERFDPWGEDYITVNPYFGVDGIKPFLEPCIKKDKGIFILVKTSNPGSGELQDRLIDGEPLYFRVADLVTEWGKEVMGTMGYSKVGAVVGATHKEQGIALRKRMPHTFFLVPGYGAQGGTGSDLKGYFDKDGLGVIVNSSRGIIAAYQKDEEFGDAQSVGIEFAEASRKAVIAMKKDLENAL
- a CDS encoding dihydroorotate dehydrogenase electron transfer subunit; amino-acid sequence: MEKYDLIARVLSNESIAENVYQITLECVDAALCAKCGQFVNLYLKNESFLLPRPISICWIDGAKLTLVYGVTGKGTKELSAFEFGDQLRMSMPQGNGYDLSMMKEGQTAMLVGGGIGVPPLLELTYLLSQKGIKVITVIGFQNEPFLMKPLLKAGADLYVATDSGKSGFHGTVLDLIEQENLSADAYFACGPKPMLRALTEYVLQQEKDIQISMEERMGCGYGACVGCVCTIRDKSGLEMKKKVCKDGPVFWGSEVVWDAR